The Mesoterricola silvestris sequence ACGTCTATGCCCCGGACCGCGGGGCGCTGCGCTTCCACAACCGGCTCGCGGGCTGACCATGGGACGGATCCTCTTCCTCACCGGGCCGGTGCGCAGCGGAAAGAGTTCCTGGGCGGTGGAACGGGCCTCGGCGTGGGGCCCCGGCACCGTCTTCGTCGCCACCTACCGCCCCGACGCGGGCGACGCGGAAATGGCGGAGCGGGTGGAGCGGCACCGCGCCGAGCGCCCCGGCTGGCGCACCCTGGAGGCCCCGGCCCGGGTGGCCGAGTCCCTGGAGGGGCTCGATCCGCCGCCTTCGGGCGTGGTGCTGGACTGCCTCACGCTCTGGCTGGGGGACCGCATGGAGGCCTCCGACGAGGCGATCCTCGGGGCCTGGTCGGAGGAGCTGGCGGCCTTCGCCCGCCTGCCCTGGCCCATCATCATCGTGGGCAACGAGGTGGGGTGGTGCCCCGTTCCCGGGGACGCGGCCTTGCGGCGCTTCCGGGATCTGGCGGGATGGCTGGGCCAGGCCACGGCGAAGGCCGCCGATGAAGCCTGGCTCTTCGTGGCGGGATGCCCGTTACGGATCAAGTAGCCGATGCCTGCTTCCAGGTTCCGACAAAAAGGACCCGGTCGCGGGGCTTCATCCCCTTCATCCCTTTCATCCCGTTAATCACCGTTCCAGCAGGGCCAGCGCCGGGGTGGGGCGGCGCGTAGTTGATCCGCATGGCCCGACCCATCCCGGCTCTGGCCCTGCGTAAACAGGGATGAATCGGATGAAGGGGATGAAGGGGATGAAGCGCCGGACCCAGGTCATTTCCGGTGGGTTGCCCCGACCGGTTATCCAGGGATCCGGGTTCCATTGCATGGGGTGGGTCGGCGCTTTGGGCTACCGCTGAAGGAGGTGCTTCGCCAGGGGGTTCCGGTGGTCCCATCCGGCGATCTCCAGGACGGGGATCTCCGGCTCCTCCAGGGGCCAGCCGATGCAGAGGTAGCCCACCCAGCCCCAGGTGGCGGGCAGGTCCATGGCCTCCCGCAGCCGCTCCGGCTCCAGGATGCTCACCCAGCCCACGCCCACGCCCTTGGCGCGGGCGGTGAGCCAGAGGTTCTGGATGGCGCACACGGCGGAATCCCGGAGCGTCTCGGGCTGGGTCTGGCGGCCCAGGCCGTGGCCCGAATCGGGGTCCGTCTCCACGCACACCAGGAGGTGGACGGGGGCCTCCTTGAGGCCGGCCAGCTTCAGGCTGCGGTAGAGGCGGGCCCGGTCGGAGTCGTAGACCGCCGAGGCGGCGTCGTTGGCGCGCTGGAATTCGGCGATGACCGCCTGGCGGCGCGCGGGGTCATCCACCCGCACGAAGCGCCAGGGCTGGGAGAGGCCCACGGACGGGGCGTGGTGGGCGGCCTCCAGGAGTTCCGTGAGGAGGTCCTCGGGCACCGGGTCCGGGCGGAAGCGCCGCACGTCCCGCCGCAGGCGGAAGAGTTCCTGGAGCTGGATCTGGAAGTTGGTGGGGAATGCCGGCATGGGCTGCCCTCAGCGGTTCAGCCCAGTGTAGTTCAATCCAGGGTGATATCGCCGTTGACGGTCTTGATCTGGAGGACCTGGGCGCTGTCCCCGAAGGACGCTTCGAACCGGTGCTTGGCGGCGCTCACGTCCCTGGCGCCTTCGCTCCGGATGCGCAGGGTCCCGTTGACGGTGGTGGCCTTGAGGCGGCCCTTGAGGTTCTGGGCGGCGAGCCTGATGGCCCCGTTGACGGTCCTGGCGGTGACGGGCCCGGCGAGGTCGCTGCCGGTGATGCCGCCGTTGACGGTCTCGGCCGTGAGGGCGCCCTGGAGGTGCTCCACCCGGATGGCGCCGTTCACGGTCCTGCACGCGGCGGCGCCGGCGACGTCCTTGAGTTCCACAAGACCGTTGACGGTCTCCAGGATGGGCAGGACGGACCGGGGCACCTTGAGGTCCATTTCGCAGACGGGGCCCTTGTGCGAATCCTTCGGGTACTCGCCCCGGATCTCCAGGCCGCCGTTCCTGGGCTCCAGGACGACCTTGACCTGCTCCTTCCCGGCCCCGGGCACGAAGGCACCCGTGAATTCCACGTCCGGGCGCTCCCAGACGGTCACCCGGATGTGCCCGTTGACGTTGCTGACCTTAAGGGACCCTCCCTGGGCGATGGGGACGGTGCGGGTCTCCGTGGCCCTGATCCCGGGGGCCGGCTGGACGACGACGGTCTGGGCCCCCAGGGGGGCCATGAGGATGAAAGCCGCTACCGGGGCGATGCGAAGCATGGTTCCCTCCGTTTGGGCAGGTTACGGAGGGAACCCGGCCGGGTTTAACCCACGGGGCGGATCACCGTGAGCCAGGGAATGCCCAGGAAGATCAGCGCCGCGATGAAGAGCGCGCCGAAAAGGAGGCCCAGGCTCCAGAAGGCCTTGGTGGAGATGTAGCCGCTGGCGTAGTAGACGGGGCCGGGGCCCGTGGCGTAGGGGGTGATGACGCCCATGATGCCCAGGGAGAAGCAGAGCAGGAGCGCGAAGGCCTTGGCGTGCATGCCGGGGATGGCGAGGCCCGAGGCCAGGACCACGGGCAGCACGGCGGCGGTGTGGGCCGTGAGGCTGGCGAAGAGGTAGTGGATGAGGAAGAAGAACGCCACCAGGACGCCCATGACGAGGATGGGGGAGAACCCCGCCAGGTGCGAGGCGACGGCCTTGGCCACCCAGGTCACGAAGCCCACCTTGTTGAGGCCGTCGGCCATGGTGACCAGGGTCGCGAACCACACCAGCACGTTCCAGGCGGCCTTGTTGGCGAGGATGTCGTCCCAGGTGACGATGGCCAGGACCACCATGGCGGCGATGACGAGGAACACCACGGCGGTGGGGTCGATGAAATTGGAGCCCAACAGGGGCATGCGGATGTCCTTGTTGGCGCCCACGATCCAGAGGAAGACGGCCAGCACCACCAGGAAGGCCATGGCACCCTCGGAGAACTTGAAGGGGCCCATCTTCCTGAGCTCGCCGGCGGCCCACGCCGGGGTCTCCTCGGAGACCTTCACCTCGGGGGGGTACACGAAGTAGGTGATGGCGGGGACGAGGAGGAGGAGGGCGAACCCGATGGGGAGGAAGCCCATGAACCAGCCCATCCAGGTCACGTCCATCTTGCCGACGCTGCGCAGGATGGAGAGGGCCGCCACGTTGGGCGCCAGGGAGGTGAGGAACATGGAGCTGGTCACGCAGGTGCAGGCGAAGGCGGTCCACATGATGTACGAACCGATCCTGCGTGCCGTGGGGCCGGGCTCGGAGCCGTAGAGGGCGGGAATGTTGCTGATGACGGGGAAGATCGTGCCGCCGCTGCGCGCGGTGTTGGAGGGCGTTCCGGGGGCGAGGACCAGGTCGGCGAGCATGATCGCGTAGCCCAGGCCCAGGGTGCGCCGGCCCAGGAGCTTGACCAGGAGGAGCGCGATGCGCCGTCCCAGGCCGCTCTTGGCGTAGCCGATGGAGAAGATGAAGGCCCCGAAGATGAGCCACACGGTCTTGTCGGAGAAACCAGCCAGGGCCCAGGCCACGGATCCCGCGGGAGTGGGCGCGACGTAGCACATGATCGCGGCGAAGGAGACGCCGATGAAGCCCACGGCCGCGGGGGGCAGGGGTTCCAGGATCAGCCCCAGGATCGTCGCGGCGAAGACCGCGAAGAAGTACCACGCCGCGGGGGTCAGGCCCGCGGGAACGGGCAGGAGCCTGAGTACGAGCCAAAGGATGACCGGGCCGATGGCCTTCAAAAACTTTGAGTTCATGGTCCCTCCGGAAGATGGGACCAGCATACTCACACCCGCCGGGACCTAGGAGAACAACTTAAGCGTTTCGTCCAATTTGCGGAGAACGGAAAGGATCTTGAACGGGGCGACCGGAAGGAAGTCCACGGCGCCGGCGGCCAGGGCCCGGTTGCGCTTCAGCCCCTCGTCCTCGTCCGTGCCCGCCAGGATGATGGGGAGGTTGCATTTTTCCTGCTCGACGACCTGCCTGCAGAGCTCCAGGGGACTGGCCAGGCGGAGGTGGTTGTGAATGAGAATCAGCTTCACCCGGCCCCATCCGGCCTCGTCCTCGCCGAAGGGCTTCAGGAAGGGCCGCACGGGTCCCGTGATGTAGTCCAGGCTGATCACCCCGAACTTGCGGCCCAGGGCCTCGGACATGTGCCGGGCGAACTCCTCGCGTTCGGTGAGGATGAGGATCGTGGGATGGCGGTCCACCCAGAGCCGCGCCTGGGGCAGGTTGGCGGCCTTGGCGGGGGCCCGGCCCGATTCGAAGCTCTCGCTGTCGCGCTGGGCCTGGATGCGCTGCTGGGTGTCCAGCCAGGTGCGGTACTGGCCCAGGAGGGT is a genomic window containing:
- a CDS encoding anion permease → MNSKFLKAIGPVILWLVLRLLPVPAGLTPAAWYFFAVFAATILGLILEPLPPAAVGFIGVSFAAIMCYVAPTPAGSVAWALAGFSDKTVWLIFGAFIFSIGYAKSGLGRRIALLLVKLLGRRTLGLGYAIMLADLVLAPGTPSNTARSGGTIFPVISNIPALYGSEPGPTARRIGSYIMWTAFACTCVTSSMFLTSLAPNVAALSILRSVGKMDVTWMGWFMGFLPIGFALLLLVPAITYFVYPPEVKVSEETPAWAAGELRKMGPFKFSEGAMAFLVVLAVFLWIVGANKDIRMPLLGSNFIDPTAVVFLVIAAMVVLAIVTWDDILANKAAWNVLVWFATLVTMADGLNKVGFVTWVAKAVASHLAGFSPILVMGVLVAFFFLIHYLFASLTAHTAAVLPVVLASGLAIPGMHAKAFALLLCFSLGIMGVITPYATGPGPVYYASGYISTKAFWSLGLLFGALFIAALIFLGIPWLTVIRPVG
- the bluB gene encoding 5,6-dimethylbenzimidazole synthase, which translates into the protein MPAFPTNFQIQLQELFRLRRDVRRFRPDPVPEDLLTELLEAAHHAPSVGLSQPWRFVRVDDPARRQAVIAEFQRANDAASAVYDSDRARLYRSLKLAGLKEAPVHLLVCVETDPDSGHGLGRQTQPETLRDSAVCAIQNLWLTARAKGVGVGWVSILEPERLREAMDLPATWGWVGYLCIGWPLEEPEIPVLEIAGWDHRNPLAKHLLQR
- a CDS encoding bifunctional adenosylcobinamide kinase/adenosylcobinamide-phosphate guanylyltransferase; amino-acid sequence: MGRILFLTGPVRSGKSSWAVERASAWGPGTVFVATYRPDAGDAEMAERVERHRAERPGWRTLEAPARVAESLEGLDPPPSGVVLDCLTLWLGDRMEASDEAILGAWSEELAAFARLPWPIIIVGNEVGWCPVPGDAALRRFRDLAGWLGQATAKAADEAWLFVAGCPLRIK
- a CDS encoding DUF4097 family beta strand repeat-containing protein — its product is MLRIAPVAAFILMAPLGAQTVVVQPAPGIRATETRTVPIAQGGSLKVSNVNGHIRVTVWERPDVEFTGAFVPGAGKEQVKVVLEPRNGGLEIRGEYPKDSHKGPVCEMDLKVPRSVLPILETVNGLVELKDVAGAAACRTVNGAIRVEHLQGALTAETVNGGITGSDLAGPVTARTVNGAIRLAAQNLKGRLKATTVNGTLRIRSEGARDVSAAKHRFEASFGDSAQVLQIKTVNGDITLD